Proteins found in one Gemmatimonadota bacterium genomic segment:
- a CDS encoding prepilin-type N-terminal cleavage/methylation domain-containing protein — protein MRSPSSEAGFTLVELVVAVVILAVGILGFLGTSALLVRQGADADLRTERAAARQSAIERLRAAPYDSVIDGAALLGRFDVRWVVEDFPRVKNIRVITVGPGLAAPAPGEVPTLMPAVADTAFYRIPRP, from the coding sequence GTGAGGTCCCCGAGCTCCGAGGCCGGCTTCACCCTGGTGGAGCTGGTGGTGGCGGTCGTGATCCTGGCCGTCGGGATCCTCGGCTTCCTGGGCACGTCGGCGTTGTTGGTGCGCCAGGGCGCGGACGCGGATCTGCGCACCGAGCGCGCGGCAGCCCGCCAGAGCGCCATCGAGCGACTGCGAGCGGCTCCGTACGACTCCGTGATCGACGGGGCGGCACTCCTGGGCCGCTTCGACGTGCGCTGGGTCGTGGAGGACTTCCCGCGGGTCAAGAACATCCGGGTGATCACGGTGGGGCCCGGCCTGGCCGCGCCCGCCCCGGGGGAGGTTCCCACCCTGATGCCCGCGGTGGCGGATACGGCGTTCTACCGGATCCCGCGTCCGTGA
- a CDS encoding type II secretion system protein, whose product MRDRRGFTLLEITLVVALSATLLGVAWAAMGRARASYAVRASRTAFAGLAARARATAVERGHRIRLELDADGDSAWVVDGTEVIEVLRFGVTADVEVEPTLVQCFGPRGVATPPCGSVPDPVVVRFTRDGRWAEGMLLPLGQFLPGPQGS is encoded by the coding sequence ATGCGGGACCGCCGCGGCTTCACCCTGCTCGAGATCACGCTCGTCGTGGCCCTCTCGGCGACCCTCCTCGGAGTGGCCTGGGCGGCCATGGGCAGGGCCCGCGCTTCCTACGCCGTGCGGGCCTCCCGGACCGCGTTCGCCGGGTTGGCGGCGCGCGCCCGGGCCACCGCAGTGGAGCGGGGCCACCGGATACGACTGGAGCTGGACGCCGATGGAGACAGCGCCTGGGTGGTGGACGGCACGGAGGTGATCGAAGTCCTGCGCTTCGGCGTCACCGCGGACGTGGAGGTCGAGCCCACGTTGGTGCAGTGCTTCGGTCCGCGGGGCGTGGCCACACCGCCGTGCGGCTCGGTCCCCGACCCGGTGGTCGTGCGCTTCACCCGCGACGGGCGATGGGCGGAGGGGATGCTCCTCCCGCTCGGGCAGTTCCTTCCAGGGCCGCAGGGGTCGTGA
- a CDS encoding ATP-binding protein: MDDHGVGAARSWFAHGGDMAARIERFDWTQTPLGPLSSWPASLVTAVRLLLASRYPMFLWWGDHLVNLYNDAYVPILGARHPEALGASAPQIWPDVWPVVGPQAHRVLRHGEASWNEELLLVMDRNGFPEETYFTFSYSPAPDDGGGIGGVFCTCTEDTRRVLGQRRLRVLRELSERSARATTVLDACEAAGSVLADEPRDIAFALIYLLEADQDSAHLAAVAGIEPEQTARLRQVAVDDASAAWPLRTDPEGGPTPVADLERRFGHLPRGVWPEPPERAIVLPLLPTGESRPDGFLVIGLSPRLVFDDDYGGFATLLATHVETAITQARAFQQEQRRAQALAELDRAKTTFFSNVSHEFRTPLTLMLGPLEDLLDDREGPLAPEIRSQVERVHRNSVRLLKLVNTMLSFSRVEAGRADARFERTDIAALTRDLASVFRSTVEAGGLFLHVDCPPVTAPVHVDRDLWEKIVLNLVSNAFKFTFEGGITVRLKETASEVQLEVEDTGVGISDAELPRVFERFHRIEGARRRSHEGTGIGLALVDALARVHGGQVQVRSREGQGSTFTVSIPLGADHLPPDRLVTTDAPPRVDDARGYVEEALRWLPPAPSSDGEQDSEVHRGVRGSGPTARPRVLWADDNADLRAYVTELLSPRFDVEAAADGEAALSAARQRRPDLVLADVMMPGLNGFELLAALRADPDLGDVPVILLSARAGEEARLGAAEAGADDYLTKPFSARELVVRVGAQLELASVRREAQRAIAESEQRFRVMAHTAPAMLWMTDPTGACVFLSRGWHTFTGQREEESLGFGWLEAVHPDDRRRSERIFLESNARREAFQLDYRIRRADGAYRWAIDAGAPRFGADGAFEGFSGSVIDVHERKVAEEALREGDRRKDEFLATLAHELRNPLAPIRSAVEILNTLGPEDPSLQRARDVIGRQVGHMVRLIDDLLDLSRLSRGTVVLRRTRVDLRAVVTHAVENARSAVERGGHTLTLRMPETPVWVWGDDVRLVQVVTNLLDNAAKYTPQGGRVTLHVGMDDARAHVSVHDDGRGIAADMAERIFDMFTQGQGSGATGLGIGLSLVRTLVEMHGGAVRVDSPGVGEGSTFTVTLPLDSGHHTPVGEETVDTRQATAAGHRRILVVDDNADAGQTLATLLGLRGHVTQSVADGTDALRVVDSFRPDVVLLDLGMPGMDGLEVARRLRAARQGHDLLLVALTGWGQDEDRRRSRAAGFDAHLVKPVDVTDLEAVLRGAV; encoded by the coding sequence ATGGATGACCACGGCGTCGGAGCGGCGCGTTCCTGGTTCGCCCATGGGGGCGACATGGCCGCCCGGATCGAACGCTTCGATTGGACCCAGACGCCGCTCGGCCCTCTCTCGAGCTGGCCGGCGAGCCTCGTCACCGCGGTCCGCCTTCTGCTGGCCTCCCGCTATCCGATGTTCTTGTGGTGGGGAGACCACCTGGTCAACCTCTACAACGACGCCTACGTGCCCATCCTGGGTGCGCGGCACCCGGAGGCGTTGGGAGCAAGCGCGCCGCAGATCTGGCCGGACGTGTGGCCGGTCGTGGGTCCCCAGGCCCATCGCGTCCTACGCCACGGTGAGGCCTCCTGGAACGAGGAGTTGTTGCTGGTCATGGACCGCAACGGCTTCCCGGAGGAGACCTACTTCACCTTCTCGTACAGCCCCGCGCCCGACGACGGCGGTGGGATCGGTGGCGTGTTCTGCACCTGCACCGAAGACACGCGTCGAGTGCTGGGCCAGCGTCGCCTTCGCGTGCTGCGCGAGCTTTCGGAGCGGTCCGCCCGGGCGACGACGGTGCTCGATGCGTGCGAGGCCGCAGGAAGCGTGCTTGCAGACGAACCGCGCGACATCGCGTTCGCCCTCATCTATCTGTTGGAGGCGGATCAGGACTCCGCGCACCTGGCGGCGGTCGCGGGGATCGAGCCGGAGCAGACCGCGCGGCTGCGGCAGGTCGCCGTCGACGACGCATCGGCGGCCTGGCCGTTGCGTACGGACCCCGAGGGCGGGCCCACGCCGGTGGCGGACCTCGAGCGTCGCTTCGGGCACCTGCCCCGCGGTGTGTGGCCCGAGCCGCCGGAGCGCGCGATCGTGCTGCCCCTCCTGCCGACCGGCGAGAGCCGGCCCGATGGGTTTCTCGTCATCGGCCTGAGTCCCCGACTGGTCTTCGACGACGACTACGGGGGCTTCGCCACCCTGCTGGCGACCCATGTGGAGACGGCGATCACCCAGGCGCGGGCGTTCCAGCAGGAGCAGCGCCGGGCCCAGGCCCTTGCCGAGCTGGATCGGGCCAAGACCACGTTCTTCAGCAACGTCAGTCACGAGTTCCGGACTCCGCTCACACTGATGCTGGGGCCGCTCGAGGACCTGTTGGACGATCGCGAAGGGCCGTTGGCGCCGGAGATCCGGTCCCAGGTGGAGCGTGTGCATCGGAACAGCGTGAGGCTGCTCAAGCTCGTCAACACCATGCTGTCGTTCTCACGCGTCGAGGCCGGCCGCGCGGACGCGCGCTTCGAACGCACCGACATCGCCGCCCTCACGCGCGATCTCGCGAGTGTGTTCCGCTCGACCGTGGAGGCGGGCGGCCTCTTCCTCCACGTGGACTGTCCCCCCGTGACGGCGCCCGTCCATGTCGACCGCGACCTCTGGGAGAAGATCGTCCTCAACCTCGTCTCGAACGCCTTCAAGTTCACGTTCGAAGGCGGGATCACGGTCCGCCTGAAGGAAACCGCTTCCGAGGTGCAGCTGGAGGTGGAGGACACCGGCGTGGGAATCTCCGACGCCGAGTTGCCACGCGTCTTCGAACGCTTCCATCGGATCGAGGGTGCCCGAAGGCGATCCCACGAAGGCACCGGCATCGGGCTGGCCCTGGTGGATGCGCTGGCGCGGGTGCACGGTGGCCAGGTGCAGGTCCGCAGCCGCGAAGGGCAGGGGAGTACGTTCACGGTCTCGATCCCCCTTGGAGCGGATCACCTCCCCCCGGACCGGCTGGTGACCACGGACGCGCCGCCGCGCGTCGACGATGCTCGCGGGTACGTGGAGGAGGCGCTGCGCTGGCTCCCACCCGCTCCGTCGTCCGACGGCGAGCAGGACAGCGAGGTGCACCGGGGCGTGCGCGGCAGCGGCCCGACCGCCCGCCCGCGCGTGCTCTGGGCGGACGACAACGCCGACCTGCGCGCCTATGTGACCGAGCTGCTCTCGCCCCGCTTCGACGTCGAGGCGGCCGCGGACGGCGAGGCGGCGTTGAGCGCGGCGCGGCAAAGGCGGCCCGACCTCGTGCTGGCGGACGTCATGATGCCCGGGTTGAACGGCTTCGAGCTCCTCGCCGCGCTGCGCGCCGACCCCGACCTCGGTGACGTGCCGGTGATCCTCCTCTCCGCTCGAGCGGGCGAGGAGGCACGGCTCGGTGCCGCGGAAGCGGGAGCCGACGACTACCTGACCAAGCCGTTCAGCGCGCGTGAGCTGGTGGTGCGTGTAGGTGCGCAGCTCGAGCTGGCGAGCGTGCGTCGGGAAGCGCAGCGTGCCATTGCCGAGAGTGAGCAGCGGTTCCGGGTCATGGCCCACACCGCACCCGCCATGCTGTGGATGACCGATCCAACGGGTGCCTGCGTCTTCCTCTCGCGGGGATGGCACACCTTCACCGGCCAGAGGGAGGAGGAGAGCCTGGGATTCGGATGGCTCGAGGCCGTCCACCCGGACGACCGGCGGCGATCGGAGCGGATCTTCCTGGAGAGCAACGCGCGGCGCGAGGCCTTCCAGCTGGACTACCGGATCCGTCGTGCGGACGGTGCCTACCGTTGGGCCATCGACGCAGGCGCTCCGCGCTTCGGAGCCGATGGTGCGTTCGAGGGCTTCAGTGGCTCCGTGATCGACGTGCACGAGCGCAAGGTGGCGGAGGAAGCGCTGCGCGAGGGGGACCGTCGGAAGGACGAGTTCCTGGCCACGCTGGCGCACGAGCTGCGGAATCCGCTCGCCCCGATCCGCAGCGCCGTGGAGATCCTCAACACCCTGGGGCCGGAGGATCCGAGCCTCCAACGCGCGCGGGACGTCATCGGACGCCAGGTCGGGCACATGGTGCGCCTGATCGACGACCTTCTCGATCTCTCGCGCCTCAGCCGCGGCACGGTCGTCCTGCGCCGCACCCGGGTCGATCTGCGCGCGGTCGTGACCCACGCCGTCGAGAACGCCCGGTCCGCCGTGGAACGTGGAGGCCACACGCTGACGCTACGGATGCCGGAGACGCCGGTATGGGTGTGGGGAGACGACGTGCGGCTGGTGCAGGTCGTGACCAACCTGCTCGACAACGCGGCCAAGTACACGCCACAGGGGGGACGCGTGACTCTGCACGTCGGGATGGACGACGCGAGGGCGCACGTATCCGTCCACGACGACGGGCGGGGAATCGCAGCCGACATGGCCGAGCGCATCTTCGACATGTTCACACAGGGACAGGGGAGTGGCGCGACCGGGCTGGGGATCGGTCTTTCCCTGGTACGCACCCTCGTGGAGATGCATGGGGGCGCGGTCCGCGTGGACAGCCCGGGCGTGGGTGAGGGAAGCACGTTCACGGTCACGCTCCCCCTCGATTCGGGGCACCACACTCCCGTGGGCGAGGAGACCGTGGACACCCGTCAGGCGACCGCCGCAGGCCACCGACGGATCCTGGTCGTCGACGACAACGCCGACGCGGGTCAGACCCTGGCAACCCTGCTCGGGCTCCGCGGTCATGTCACGCAGAGTGTGGCGGACGGGACCGACGCGCTGCGCGTGGTGGATTCCTTTCGGCCGGACGTCGTGCTGCTGGACCTCGGCATGCCCGGGATGGACGGCTTGGAGGTGGCCCGCCGGCTACGGGCGGCCCGGCAAGGGCACGACCTCCTGCTGGTCGCCCTCACCGGCTGGGGTCAGGACGAGGATCGTCGACGGAGCCGAGCCGCCGGGTTCGACGCCCACCTGGTCAAGCCGGTGGACGTGACGGACCTGGAAGCCGTGTTGCGCGGCGCCGTCTGA
- a CDS encoding YqaA family protein, whose amino-acid sequence MTRSAPEVTPARKGPVRRLYDWMLHWAETPHGPVALAGLSAAESSFFPIPPDPLLVALALGASKKALRFAAICTAASVVGGLIGYLIGAGLWGALAEPFFRYVPGVTPEAFERVRSLYDRYDFWAIFLAGLTPLPYKVFTISAGVFGVNLGIFVVASILSRGLRFFLVAGLIYRFGPPVKEFIDRHFNTLTWAFGVLLILGFVVIELVL is encoded by the coding sequence GTGACGCGTTCGGCGCCCGAAGTCACCCCCGCCCGCAAGGGTCCGGTCCGCCGCCTGTACGACTGGATGCTGCACTGGGCGGAGACGCCCCACGGTCCGGTCGCGCTGGCCGGCCTGTCGGCCGCCGAGTCTTCCTTCTTTCCGATCCCCCCCGATCCACTCCTGGTCGCGCTGGCGCTCGGGGCGAGCAAGAAGGCGCTCCGTTTCGCGGCCATCTGCACGGCCGCATCCGTCGTGGGCGGTCTGATCGGCTACCTGATCGGCGCCGGCCTCTGGGGCGCCCTGGCCGAGCCCTTCTTCCGGTACGTGCCGGGGGTCACCCCCGAGGCCTTCGAGCGCGTCCGATCACTCTACGATCGCTACGATTTCTGGGCCATCTTCCTGGCCGGCCTCACGCCCTTGCCCTACAAGGTGTTCACGATCTCCGCGGGCGTCTTCGGCGTGAACCTGGGCATCTTCGTGGTCGCGAGCATCCTCTCGCGCGGCCTGCGCTTCTTCCTGGTCGCGGGCCTGATCTACCGCTTCGGCCCGCCGGTGAAGGAGTTCATCGATCGGCATTTCAATACGCTGACCTGGGCGTTCGGGGTGCTGTTGATCCTCGGCTTCGTGGTGATCGAGCTGGTGTTGTAG
- a CDS encoding protein-L-isoaspartate(D-aspartate) O-methyltransferase, with protein MGAEPVDGFRFVGQRRRLIERIRAAGIDDLALLELFDRIPRHLFLPEGVVNRAYEDAPVPIGFGQTASQPSLQALTLRVLDPRPTDKVLEIGTGSGYLTALLSRMAERVYSVERERALSQRARAALDQLEIRNVALLVGDGTIGWRKYAPFDVIVVSAGAPAVPEALSDQLAEGGRMLIPVGDREEQRLVLVRRQGGRILQEDAEIPCRFVPLVGKFGWSKELDT; from the coding sequence GTGGGAGCTGAGCCGGTAGACGGGTTCCGTTTCGTCGGGCAGCGCCGGCGGCTGATCGAGCGGATCCGCGCGGCCGGGATCGACGATCTGGCGCTGCTGGAGCTGTTCGACCGCATCCCCCGGCACCTGTTCCTGCCGGAGGGGGTGGTGAACCGCGCCTACGAGGACGCGCCGGTGCCCATCGGATTCGGGCAGACCGCGTCGCAACCGTCCCTGCAGGCACTCACACTGCGCGTGCTGGATCCCCGACCGACCGACAAGGTGCTGGAGATCGGCACGGGCAGTGGCTACCTGACGGCGCTGCTCTCCCGGATGGCGGAGCGCGTCTATTCGGTCGAGCGCGAGCGGGCCCTGTCCCAGCGGGCGCGGGCGGCGCTCGATCAGTTGGAGATCCGCAACGTGGCGTTGCTCGTAGGCGACGGCACCATCGGCTGGCGCAAGTACGCGCCCTTCGACGTCATCGTCGTCTCGGCCGGCGCGCCGGCCGTCCCCGAGGCCCTGAGCGACCAGTTGGCGGAAGGGGGACGCATGTTGATCCCGGTCGGGGACCGCGAGGAACAGCGCCTGGTCCTGGTCCGGCGGCAGGGGGGCCGGATCTTGCAGGAGGACGCCGAGATCCCCTGCCGGTTCGTCCCCCTGGTGGGCAAGTTCGGATGGAGCAAGGAGCTCGACACGTGA
- the surE gene encoding 5'/3'-nucleotidase SurE, with amino-acid sequence MNILCTNDDGYLAEGLHVLAEAARSIGAVTVVAPDREQSATSHSLTLHHPLRVRRATDGTHIVDGTPTDCVLLALNELVDGTPDFCLSGVNHGPNMGEDVLYSGTVAAAMEATVLGIRSVAVSYTGEHFEEIELWTETLARLFQSLARNERFPDHTLLNVNLPAIDPARLNGVRITSLGRRRYQDSITRAQDPRGREYFWIGGGVASWEGGDDSDFRAVQEGWISVTPIHLDLTNYALMEELRSWELSR; translated from the coding sequence ATGAACATCCTCTGCACGAACGACGACGGATACCTGGCCGAAGGGCTGCACGTTCTCGCCGAGGCGGCCCGGAGCATCGGAGCGGTGACCGTGGTCGCTCCCGACCGGGAGCAGAGCGCCACGTCCCATTCGCTCACGCTGCATCACCCATTGCGCGTACGCCGCGCCACGGACGGCACGCACATCGTCGACGGCACGCCCACGGACTGCGTCCTGCTCGCCCTGAACGAGCTCGTGGATGGCACGCCGGACTTCTGTCTCTCCGGCGTGAACCATGGCCCCAACATGGGCGAGGACGTGCTGTACTCCGGCACCGTGGCCGCCGCGATGGAGGCGACCGTGCTGGGGATCCGCTCGGTGGCCGTGTCCTACACGGGCGAGCACTTCGAGGAGATCGAGCTGTGGACGGAGACGCTCGCGCGCCTCTTCCAGAGCCTGGCGCGCAACGAGCGCTTTCCGGATCACACCCTGCTCAACGTGAACCTGCCCGCCATCGACCCCGCGCGGCTGAACGGGGTGCGGATCACGAGCCTGGGACGGCGCCGCTACCAGGACTCCATCACCCGCGCCCAGGATCCGCGCGGACGCGAGTACTTCTGGATCGGCGGCGGCGTGGCGAGCTGGGAGGGCGGTGACGACTCCGACTTCCGCGCGGTGCAGGAGGGCTGGATCTCCGTCACGCCGATCCACCTGGACCTGACCAACTATGCGCTCATGGAGGAGCTCCGCTCGTGGGAGCTGAGCCGGTAG
- a CDS encoding MerR family transcriptional regulator encodes MSQLDEPIAKKAYYSIGDVCELTGLKPHVLRYWETQFEPLRPTKNRAGNRVFKPADIELVLLIKHLLYDQKYTINGARRHLKQTRRSAEMAEERKQVVTPSLMEEIRTELDGLLEILTPAASGGSSNG; translated from the coding sequence GTGAGCCAGCTCGACGAACCCATCGCCAAGAAGGCCTACTACTCGATCGGCGATGTCTGCGAGCTGACGGGGCTGAAGCCCCACGTGCTGCGCTACTGGGAGACCCAGTTCGAGCCGTTGCGCCCGACCAAGAACCGCGCCGGCAACCGCGTGTTCAAACCCGCCGACATCGAGCTGGTGCTGCTCATCAAGCATCTGCTCTACGATCAGAAGTACACGATCAACGGCGCGCGCCGGCACCTGAAGCAGACGAGACGCAGCGCCGAGATGGCGGAGGAACGCAAGCAGGTGGTCACGCCGAGCCTCATGGAGGAGATCCGTACCGAGCTGGACGGCCTGCTGGAGATCCTGACTCCGGCCGCCTCGGGTGGAAGCTCGAACGGATGA
- a CDS encoding NAD(P)H-dependent glycerol-3-phosphate dehydrogenase: protein MSAPDRIAVLGGGSWGTALAGLLAGKGRQVHLWAREPQVVEAIRATRTNPVFLPGRTLPEGVEASTDLESVVRDADLVVSVTPAQHVRAVVQACAPVLRPDVHIVSASKGIEIRSLERMDGVFASLVGPERMRRFTVLSGPSFAAEVAAGEPTAVVVASADTQAALDAQSVFQTETFRVYTSGDVVGVELAGALKNVIALASGVVAGLGFGHNTRAAVMTRGLAEIARLGLRLGAQPGTFAGLAGMGDLVLTCTGELSRNRTVGYRLGRGEALDAILGEMTSVAEGVATVQAVVALAGREGVDMPIASEVHAILTEGRPPQEAIRRLMSRDPKPEEWS from the coding sequence GTGAGCGCTCCCGACCGCATCGCGGTCCTGGGCGGGGGCAGCTGGGGCACCGCCCTGGCCGGGCTGCTCGCCGGCAAGGGTCGGCAGGTCCATCTGTGGGCGCGTGAGCCCCAGGTGGTCGAAGCCATTCGCGCCACCCGGACCAACCCGGTCTTCCTCCCGGGGCGCACCCTGCCGGAGGGAGTCGAGGCGAGCACGGACCTGGAGTCCGTGGTGCGGGATGCGGACCTCGTGGTGTCGGTCACGCCGGCTCAGCACGTGCGGGCCGTGGTGCAGGCGTGTGCGCCTGTGCTGCGCCCGGACGTCCACATCGTCAGCGCCTCCAAGGGCATCGAGATCCGCAGCCTGGAGCGCATGGACGGCGTGTTCGCGTCCCTCGTCGGTCCGGAGCGGATGCGGCGCTTCACCGTGTTGTCGGGTCCGAGCTTCGCCGCGGAGGTCGCCGCCGGCGAGCCCACCGCGGTCGTCGTGGCCAGCGCCGACACGCAAGCGGCGCTCGACGCGCAGTCCGTCTTCCAGACGGAGACCTTCCGCGTCTACACGTCGGGCGACGTCGTCGGCGTGGAGCTGGCGGGCGCGCTCAAGAACGTGATCGCGCTCGCCAGCGGCGTGGTCGCCGGCCTGGGCTTCGGGCACAACACGCGCGCGGCGGTGATGACGCGGGGTCTGGCCGAGATCGCACGGCTGGGCCTGCGGCTCGGCGCGCAACCGGGTACCTTCGCCGGGCTGGCCGGGATGGGAGACCTCGTGCTGACCTGCACGGGGGAGTTGAGCCGGAACCGCACCGTAGGCTACCGTCTGGGTCGGGGCGAAGCGCTCGACGCCATTCTGGGCGAGATGACGTCGGTGGCCGAAGGGGTGGCCACCGTACAGGCCGTCGTGGCGCTCGCGGGCCGCGAAGGCGTCGACATGCCGATCGCCAGCGAGGTGCACGCGATCCTGACGGAGGGCCGTCCGCCCCAGGAGGCCATCCGCCGTCTGATGAGCCGAGACCCGAAACCCGAGGAGTGGTCGTGA
- the plsY gene encoding glycerol-3-phosphate 1-O-acyltransferase PlsY, with protein MIPWLLCLAAYGLGATPTSFWVGKARGVDLRNEGSGNLGATNAFRVLGWQAALVVMVVDVLKGWFPVWYFPRLDGGAAWGWTLAYGAAAIVGHVFSFWVRFRGGKGVATSGGVFIALAPLAALGGFVVWLGMVALTRIVSVGSIAAALALPVLVAVTVPTAGTGLVAFTVGLSAFVIWKHRSNLTRLFRGEEPRIGQKRPAARAAS; from the coding sequence GTGATTCCCTGGCTCCTCTGCCTGGCGGCGTACGGGCTCGGGGCCACCCCCACGTCCTTCTGGGTGGGAAAGGCGCGCGGCGTCGACCTGCGCAACGAGGGCAGCGGGAATCTGGGCGCCACCAACGCGTTCCGTGTCCTGGGCTGGCAGGCCGCCCTGGTGGTGATGGTCGTCGACGTGCTCAAGGGCTGGTTCCCCGTGTGGTACTTCCCGCGTCTGGACGGCGGGGCGGCGTGGGGTTGGACGCTGGCCTACGGGGCCGCCGCCATCGTCGGGCACGTCTTCTCCTTCTGGGTCCGCTTCCGCGGAGGGAAGGGAGTAGCCACGAGCGGCGGGGTGTTCATCGCGTTGGCCCCGCTGGCCGCGCTGGGAGGCTTCGTGGTCTGGCTGGGGATGGTGGCGCTCACCCGGATCGTCTCCGTGGGCTCCATCGCGGCCGCCCTGGCGTTGCCCGTCCTGGTGGCCGTGACCGTCCCCACGGCCGGCACCGGTCTGGTGGCCTTCACGGTCGGGCTGTCCGCGTTCGTGATCTGGAAGCACCGCTCCAACCTGACGCGCCTGTTCCGGGGGGAGGAGCCCCGGATCGGACAGAAGCGGCCCGCCGCCCGGGCGGCCTCGTGA
- the der gene encoding ribosome biogenesis GTPase Der has protein sequence MVAVVGRPNVGKSTFFNRVLGARVAIVDDRPGVTRDRNFARAEWAGHRFQIVDTGGIVEGSDEPMDRQIRAQALHAVDEADVIVFMVDTKVGIHPLDERLAEVLRTAGRPVVLVANKADELPAVTSHHEFWSLGLGEPVPVSSNSGKGSGDLLDRIVALFAGRDDDPAAEAAVRIAVIGKPNVGKSSLVNRLFGEDRVVVSDVPGTTRDPVDSSLRYHGHTLTFVDTAGLRRHARIKDSVEFYSALRTDRVIREADVCVLVVDATEGMGVQDLKIGEAAWNAGCGLVILINKWDLVEKETQTAATFEREFKRRAPSLEPVPVLFVSALTGQRVHKLLDLVVEVWEQRRHRVSTPEANEVLELAVRRQPPPHHRGRPVKLKYMTQMAIEPPTFVVFANYPDAVPEHYIRYMHHAIRNRWPFTGVPIRIRMRGSSE, from the coding sequence GTGGTCGCCGTCGTCGGGCGGCCCAACGTGGGCAAGTCCACGTTCTTCAACCGGGTGCTGGGCGCTCGGGTCGCGATCGTCGACGATCGTCCCGGCGTCACCCGCGACCGCAACTTCGCGCGTGCGGAATGGGCCGGGCACCGGTTCCAGATCGTCGACACGGGAGGCATCGTCGAGGGTTCGGACGAGCCGATGGACCGGCAGATCCGCGCGCAGGCCCTGCACGCGGTGGACGAAGCCGACGTCATCGTGTTCATGGTGGACACCAAGGTGGGGATCCACCCCCTGGACGAGCGCCTGGCCGAGGTGCTGCGCACGGCCGGGCGTCCCGTGGTGCTGGTGGCCAACAAGGCGGACGAGCTTCCGGCGGTGACCTCGCACCACGAGTTCTGGTCGCTCGGCCTGGGCGAGCCCGTTCCGGTCAGCTCCAACTCGGGGAAGGGATCGGGAGATCTGCTGGACCGCATCGTGGCGCTGTTCGCCGGACGCGATGACGACCCCGCCGCGGAGGCCGCGGTGCGCATCGCCGTCATCGGGAAGCCCAACGTGGGCAAGTCCAGCCTGGTCAACCGGCTCTTCGGCGAGGACCGGGTCGTCGTCAGCGACGTGCCGGGAACCACGCGCGACCCGGTGGACTCCTCGCTGCGCTATCACGGGCATACGCTGACCTTCGTCGACACCGCCGGGCTGCGGCGTCATGCCCGCATCAAGGACTCGGTCGAGTTCTACTCCGCGCTGCGCACGGACCGCGTCATCCGCGAAGCCGACGTCTGCGTGCTGGTCGTCGACGCCACCGAGGGGATGGGGGTCCAGGACCTGAAGATCGGCGAGGCGGCCTGGAACGCCGGGTGCGGTCTGGTGATCCTGATCAACAAGTGGGATCTGGTGGAGAAGGAGACGCAGACCGCCGCCACGTTCGAACGTGAGTTCAAGCGGCGCGCGCCTTCGCTCGAACCGGTGCCGGTCTTGTTCGTCTCCGCGCTGACCGGACAGCGTGTACACAAGCTGCTGGACCTGGTGGTCGAGGTCTGGGAGCAGCGCCGCCACCGCGTCTCCACACCCGAGGCCAACGAGGTGCTGGAGCTGGCGGTGCGCCGTCAGCCACCCCCCCATCACCGGGGGCGGCCGGTCAAGCTCAAATACATGACCCAGATGGCGATCGAGCCACCCACCTTCGTCGTCTTCGCCAACTATCCCGACGCCGTTCCCGAGCACTACATTCGCTACATGCACCACGCGATCCGCAACCGCTGGCCCTTCACGGGCGTGCCGATCCGCATCCGGATGCGCGGGAGCAGCGAGTGA